In the Anastrepha obliqua isolate idAnaObli1 chromosome 1, idAnaObli1_1.0, whole genome shotgun sequence genome, one interval contains:
- the LOC129235803 gene encoding aminopeptidase N-like — MYRNKVSGSAIFLATLAIIVSCPAATHGSGTPPRYDKHPAARFIPRKIIALRDTDADLNYRLPNATEPLHYDVELTTNVHNGTKRFTGTVKILLEVIDNTNTIVLHERQLSEIKATISNANGTGGVQEQLSTSYEEAREFLSLTPTNQSLTFSKGTFWVLTITYAGELRVDNLGFYLSTYTDEKDNTHYLATTQFEPTDARYAFPCYDEPDKRATFTITINHDPSLNAISNMPLDEEMSRPGYSVFQKTPSMSTYLVAFVVSDFEYTEGVLNSILQRVYTRPGAKQNQQLALVSGMLFLQSLAEYYNFDFVLPKLYQVGVPDFAAGGMENWGLVTYREEYMIYNKTISTSREQIYDDNIIAHEYCHQWFGNLVTLKWWTYLWLKEGFANFFAWKTIDATYPDWDVYQMFLIDDFQVALAADGSGDANPMTHYVQTPSEISARYDDISYSKAASVLYMWQCVLTDEVFRQGLNLYLTTNQYTATDESQLFEALSNAADAQNVSLPATMAAMFSSWSQQSGYPLLTVTRNYNNNTFTITQDAFFPNKNQTSDKTWYIPLNYAHKSNPDYRNTTASHFMLKTKEIEISDNSLAADDWLILNKQSTGFYRINYDEQNWNLIIDELKSRPYKFHSRNRAQLIYDLYQYTSTDRIDYSMLFNLLQYLPNEDQYAPWATTYSLIFTLKVYLNSDTEYNNFLLYVASLVTGHFEKLGLNDVSGAQRLTVLVRNLIIELACLSGVESCLTETNNKLKEIVNNGITIEPSLLWNVYCYGIRQSGDTEFDFVYNQILQSSDQTFRDSLTSTLGCSQTESQLQKFVSSSINMSVEWRSQERITLLGAVYSSSSVGLLVCIEFLNENWEAYSNLNPEFTGVNPLYQAMVDMSTYIFNNEQETKYLALLDKVKGSDKLPNDLETVAKANIQYNFDWLNENRDPIMLWMKKFAQGGSAAL, encoded by the exons ATGTACCGCAACAAAGTGAGCGGAAGTGCTATATTTTTGGCCACGTTGGCTATTATTGTATCCTGCCCAGCGGCAACCCACGGCTCCGGTACACCGCCTCGATATGATAAGCATCCTGCCGCACGTTTCATACCTAGAAAAATCATTGCTTTGAGGGATACGGATGCTGATCTGAATTATCGGCTGCCAAACGCCACCGAACCACTACACTACGACGTCGAACTGACAACGAATGTGCACAATGGCACGAAGAGATTCACAGGCACTGTAAAAATTCTATTAGAAGTTATCGACAACACAAATACCATAGTTTTGCATGAACGTCAactgtcagaaatcaaagcAACCATTTCAAACGCAAACGGAACGGGTGGTGTTCAAGAACAGCTAAGCACCTCGTATGAGGAGGCACGTGAATTTCTTAGTTTAACACCAACAAACCAGTCCCTCACCTTTAGCAAAGGCACCTTTTGGGTTTTGACCATCACCTATGCAGGAGAATTGCGTGTCGATAATTTGGGATTTTACTTGTCCACCTATACAGATGAAAAAGACAACACACA TTATTTAGCAACGACACAATTTGAGCCGACCGATGCTCGATATGCATTTCCATGCTACGATGAACCAGATAAGCGTGCGACATTCACAATCACTATTAACCATGATCCCTCATTAAATGCCATATCAAATATGCCTCTGGACGAAGAGATGAGCAG ACCTGGATATTCTGTCTTCCAAAAGACTCCTAGTATGTCAACTTATTTAGTAGCGTTTGTTGTGTCCGATTTCGAATATACCGAAGGAGTGTTGAACTCGATTCTACAAAGAGTCTACACCCGTCCAGGTGCAAAGCAGAATCAGCAATTGGCATTGGTTTCCGGAATGTTGTTTCTGCAAAGCCTTGCTGAATACTACAATTTCGATTTCGTACTGCCGAAACTCTATCAAGTTGGTGTCCCAGATTTTGCAGCTGGTGGCATGGAAAACTGGGGCTTAGTTACGTATCGAGAGGAGTATATGATCTACAACAAAACGATATCGACATCACGTGAACAAATATATGACGACAATATCATTGCCCACGAATACTGTCATCAATGGTTTGGAAACTTAGTAACTCTCAAATGGTGGACGTATCTTTGGTTGAAAGAAGGTTTTGCTAACTTCTTCGCTTGGAAGACGATAGATGCG acGTATCCTGACTGGGACGTCTATCAGATGTTCCTTATCGACGACTTTCAAGTTGCACTCGCTGCAGATGGTTCAGGCGACGCAAATCCAATGACGCATTACGTGCAAACTCCATCCGAGATCTCTGCACGTTACGATGATATTTCGTATTCGAAAGCAGCCTCGGTACTGTATATGTGGCAGTGTGTGCTGACCGACGAAGTGTTCCGCCAAGGACTAAATCTTTATTTGACTACAAA TCAGTATACTGCTACTGATGAGTCGCAACTTTTCGAAGCTCTTAGTAATGCTGCTGATGCACAAAACGTATCACTTCCTGCGACTATGGCGGCTATGTTCTCAAGTTGGTCTCAACAATCCGGTTATCCTCTACTCACCGTTACACgtaattacaacaataacacatTCACCATAACCCAAGATGCTTTCTTCccaaacaaaaatcaaacatCTGACAAAACTTGGTACATCCCCTTGAATTATGCCCACAAATCAAATCCAGACTACCGTAACACCACCGCATCGCATTTTATGCTCAAAACGAAAGAAATCGAAATCAGCGATAATAGTCTAGCAGCTGATGATTGGTTGATTCTCAATAAACAATCGACCGGTTTCTATCGCATCAATTACGATGAACAAAACTGGAATCTTATCATTGATGAGCTGAAATCACGACCATACAAATTCCATTCACGCAATCGAGCTCAACTAATTTACGACCTCTACCAGTACACTTCTACAGATCGCATTGACTACAGCATgctatttaatttattgcaatatctGCCGAACGAGGATCAGTACGCACCTTGGGCTACGACCTACTCTCTAATTTTTACATTGAAAGTGTATCTGAATAGTGATACGGAATACAACAATTTCTTACTCTACGTAGCCTCATTGGTGACAGGACATTTTGAGAAGTTAGGCCTGAATGATGTATCTGGAGCACAGCGTCTTACCGTGCTAGTACGTAACCTCATCATTGAACTCGCTTGCTTGTCAGGAGTTGAGAGCTGTCTGACGGAGACGAATAACAAATTAAAGGAAATAGTGAACAATGGTATCACCATCGAACCAAGCTTATTATGGAATGTATACTGTTACGGCATACGTCAGTCCGGTGATACTGAATTCGATTTTGTCTATAACCAAATATTGCAATCCAGTGATCAAACGTTTCGTGACTCACTCACCTCTACATTGGGTTGTTCGCAAACCGAGTCTCAACTACAAAAATTTGTGAGTAGCTCAATCAATATGTCTGTTGAATGGCGATCACAAGAGCGCATCACCTTACTCGGTGCAGTGTATTCGAGCAGCAGTGTTGGACTTTTAGTGTGTATTGAATTTCTCAACGAAAATTGGGAGGCATACAGTAATTTAAATCCGGAATTCACCGGAGTCAACCCACTTTATCAAGCAATGGTTGACATGTCCACCTACATATTTAACAATGAACAAGAAACCAAA TATTTGGCGTTACTGGATAAGGTAAAGGGCAGCGATAAGCTGCCAAACGATTTGGAGACTGTCGCCAAAGCAaatattcaatataattttGACTGGTTGAACGAAAATCGTGATCCGATTATGTTGTGGATGAAAAAGTTCGCCCAGGGTGGCAGTGCTGCACTCTAA
- the LOC129236827 gene encoding uncharacterized protein LOC129236827, producing the protein MPDLKITDFLTRICSDQAFRDSLTSTLGCSQTESQLQKFVSSSINVSVEWRSQERITLLGAVYSSSSVGLLVCIEFLNENWEAYSNLNPEFTGVNPLYQAMVDMSTYIFNNEQETKYLALLDKVKGSDKLPNDLETVAKANIQSNFDWLNKNRDPIMLWMKKYAKVVTRGALV; encoded by the exons ATGCCAGATCTAAAGATTAccgattttttgactagaatttGCAGTGATCAAGCGTTTCGTGACTCACTCACCTCTACATTGGGTTGTTCACAAACCGAGTCTCAACTACAAAAATTTGTGAGTAGCTCAATCAATGTGTCTGTTGAATGGCGATCACAAGAGCGCATCACCTTACTCGGTGCAGTGTATTCGAGCAGCAGTGTTGGACTCTTAGTGTGTATTGAATTTCTCAACGAAAATTGGGAGGCATACAGTAATTTAAATCCGGAATTCACCGGAGTCAACCCACTTTATCAAGCAATGGTTGACATGTCCACCTACATATTTAACAATGAACAAGAAACCAAA TATTTGGCGTTACTGGATAAGGTAAAGGGCAGCGATAAGCTGCCAAACGATTTGGAGACTGTCGCCAAAGCAAATATTCAATCTAATTTTGACTGGTTGAACAAAAATCGTGATCCGATTATGCTCTGGATGAAAAAGTACGCCAAGGTTGTCACACGCGGCGCTTTAGTATAG